A genomic stretch from Chitinophagaceae bacterium includes:
- a CDS encoding hydrogenase maturation protease, whose amino-acid sequence MNDSKTEKSGILIIGIGNSGRNDDGLGWKFVDIASQTMRGYFDVEYRYQLQIEDAELVSKYNKVIFADASQEAIQNGFEITMCKKAGHYFFSSHLQSPETILYLAEMLYNKRPETFTLAIEGKNWGLGKSISKEAEKNLEKALAYFKKTFLPSIRPFIMDYQ is encoded by the coding sequence ATGAACGATTCAAAAACTGAGAAATCAGGTATATTAATTATAGGAATTGGCAACAGTGGCCGAAATGATGATGGCCTTGGTTGGAAATTCGTTGATATTGCCAGCCAGACAATGCGGGGTTATTTTGATGTTGAATACAGATACCAGCTCCAGATAGAAGATGCAGAACTTGTAAGTAAGTATAACAAAGTAATATTCGCCGACGCCTCTCAGGAAGCAATACAAAATGGATTTGAAATCACGATGTGTAAAAAAGCGGGGCATTATTTTTTTTCATCGCATTTGCAATCACCCGAAACAATTCTGTACCTGGCCGAAATGCTGTATAATAAAAGGCCTGAAACATTTACTCTTGCAATAGAAGGCAAAAACTGGGGGCTGGGTAAATCCATTAGTAAAGAAGCAGAAAAAAATCTGGAAAAGGCACTTGCATATTTTAAAAAAACATTTTTGCCTTCCATCCGGCCATTTATAATGGATTATCAGTAA
- a CDS encoding Ni/Fe hydrogenase subunit alpha — MVNQDKRTILISPVTRIEGHAKITIELNNSGEVENALFHVNEFRGFEKFCEGRMYTEMPTITPRICGICPTSHTLASVKACEMIQGIQPTYTANLLRRLMHIGQNLSSHALSFFHLSSPDFLLGYDSDPAKRNILGIAEKFPDIAVRGIRLRKFGQELSERITGKKIHIMGIVPGGMAYPLTEENRKALLDWIPEAIETVQKGIEIIKHFHDENAEMVETFATSPTLYLGTVGPNGEHELYDGKLRFMDADGTILHDQLSPAKYLDYIAERSVNFSYLKFPYYKPFGFDKGFYRVGPLARLNVASKMRTPLAQREFELFKAMNGGKPVHGTFYFHYTRLIEALSDVEDAQRILNDPQVTSLHIQHNGRWNYEEGIGSSEAPRGTLFHHYKTDNTGKLVNVNLLIATGQNNPSMNRSITEVAKQYVKGNDLKEGMLNRVESTIRCYDPCLSCSTHAMGQMPMIIEVKDAAGDLIKRIERN, encoded by the coding sequence ATGGTTAATCAAGATAAAAGAACAATCCTTATCTCTCCTGTTACAAGAATTGAAGGACATGCAAAAATCACCATTGAACTAAACAATAGCGGTGAAGTGGAGAATGCATTATTTCATGTAAATGAATTCAGGGGTTTTGAAAAATTCTGTGAAGGAAGAATGTATACTGAAATGCCAACGATTACTCCACGCATTTGCGGCATCTGTCCAACCAGTCATACACTGGCCAGTGTAAAAGCCTGCGAAATGATCCAGGGTATTCAGCCAACTTACACAGCAAACCTCTTAAGAAGATTAATGCATATCGGTCAGAATCTTTCTTCACATGCATTATCGTTTTTTCATCTTTCCTCCCCCGATTTTTTGCTGGGCTACGATAGTGATCCTGCAAAAAGAAATATACTCGGTATTGCTGAAAAATTTCCCGACATCGCAGTACGTGGAATCCGGTTACGCAAATTCGGGCAGGAATTAAGTGAACGTATCACGGGTAAAAAAATTCATATCATGGGCATTGTTCCCGGTGGTATGGCTTATCCGTTAACAGAAGAAAACAGGAAAGCATTGCTTGACTGGATACCTGAAGCAATTGAAACAGTACAAAAGGGAATTGAAATCATCAAGCATTTTCATGATGAAAATGCAGAGATGGTGGAAACATTTGCAACTTCCCCTACTTTATATCTCGGTACAGTTGGTCCAAATGGTGAACATGAATTATACGATGGTAAACTTCGTTTCATGGATGCAGACGGTACAATTTTACACGATCAGTTATCGCCTGCAAAATATCTCGACTATATAGCAGAACGTTCTGTTAATTTTTCCTATCTGAAGTTTCCTTATTATAAGCCCTTCGGTTTCGACAAAGGATTTTACAGAGTTGGGCCATTGGCAAGATTGAATGTTGCCAGTAAAATGCGCACCCCTTTAGCACAAAGAGAATTTGAACTCTTCAAAGCAATGAATGGCGGAAAACCTGTACATGGAACTTTTTACTTTCACTATACACGTTTAATTGAAGCGTTGAGTGATGTAGAAGATGCACAACGGATTTTAAATGATCCACAGGTTACATCATTACATATACAGCATAACGGCCGCTGGAATTATGAAGAAGGTATCGGCAGTTCAGAAGCACCAAGAGGTACACTGTTTCATCATTACAAAACAGATAACACCGGTAAACTGGTAAATGTAAACCTGCTGATTGCTACCGGGCAGAATAATCCTTCCATGAACCGTTCTATTACAGAAGTGGCCAAACAATATGTAAAAGGAAATGATTTGAAGGAAGGAATGCTGAACAGGGTTGAATCAACCATTCGCTGTTACGATCCCTGCTTATCCTGTTCAACACATGCCATGGGGCAAATGCCGATGATCATTGAAGTAAAAGATGCAGCAGGAGATTTAATCAAACGCATTGAAAGAAATTAA
- a CDS encoding DMT family transporter, with protein MKISPAYRGIFFMLLAALGFSIMGGAAKALKGSFNAGQLVFWRNTVGILVLAISFANRKPVNNGGNLPRLIFRGLMGTTALYTLLYCILHLPLGTAMSYSLTSALFIALFSFLLFREYEGRWVLLAVFIGFTGMLLIYKPNIHLPWYYHIAGLISGVSSAIAYLTIGRLTKFYDTRIIVLSFVLTGVLVPLLFVLIRLLFQLPEDDLLFIAWKWPQGNEWWLILLLGSAALFGQFFVTKAYGADRAGIVSAIGYANIIFSIFIGMMLGDAFPDNISLLGIGCIIGSGLMISFIKKEKENISVKDNLQ; from the coding sequence ATGAAGATTTCTCCTGCATATCGTGGTATTTTCTTCATGCTGCTGGCAGCGTTGGGCTTTTCAATTATGGGTGGCGCAGCCAAAGCTCTAAAAGGAAGTTTCAATGCCGGGCAGTTGGTTTTTTGGCGTAACACAGTTGGCATCCTGGTATTGGCCATAAGTTTTGCTAACCGGAAACCGGTGAATAATGGCGGCAATCTTCCCCGTCTCATTTTTAGGGGGTTGATGGGAACGACGGCACTTTATACCCTTCTTTATTGTATTCTGCACCTTCCGCTGGGTACAGCCATGAGTTACAGTCTTACTTCAGCTTTATTTATTGCCTTATTTTCTTTTTTGCTGTTTCGTGAATATGAAGGCAGATGGGTTTTGCTGGCGGTGTTTATCGGGTTCACCGGTATGCTGTTGATTTATAAACCCAATATTCATCTGCCCTGGTATTATCATATTGCCGGACTGATCAGTGGTGTTTCTTCTGCCATTGCTTATTTAACCATTGGCAGACTTACAAAGTTTTATGATACAAGAATCATTGTGTTATCATTTGTATTAACCGGTGTTCTTGTTCCTTTATTATTTGTATTGATCCGTTTATTATTTCAACTGCCGGAAGATGATTTGCTTTTTATTGCCTGGAAATGGCCGCAGGGAAATGAATGGTGGTTGATTTTGTTGTTAGGATCGGCTGCGTTGTTTGGACAATTCTTTGTTACAAAGGCTTATGGTGCAGACAGGGCAGGAATTGTTTCTGCTATCGGCTATGCCAATATTATTTTCAGCATTTTTATTGGTATGATGCTGGGCGATGCTTTTCCTGATAACATTTCATTACTTGGTATTGGCTGCATCATTGGAAGTGGATTGATGATTTCATTCATTAAAAAGGAAAAAGAAAACATTTCTGTAAAAGATAACTTGCAGTAA
- the hoxU gene encoding bidirectional hydrogenase complex protein HoxU produces the protein MNKISIEIDDKKLEVEEGKTILDVCRAHDIEILTMCHLKGVLDIGACRLCLVEIEGVSRLLSACTTKIAANMIIRTNTERIKKYQRITTELFFAERNHVCSVCVANGKCELQKLGYKVGMDRIRYPFLFPQCEVDTSHAWYVIDHNRCIMCTRCVRVCNEVEGAHNWDVMNRGYNVRVISDFNTPWGESETCTSCGKCLHACPTGAIWPKAIVQGQLEKNPGMINELMEKRAMKL, from the coding sequence ATGAACAAGATTTCCATAGAGATCGATGATAAAAAACTGGAGGTTGAAGAAGGCAAAACTATTCTTGATGTTTGCCGTGCACATGATATAGAAATTCTCACCATGTGTCATTTAAAAGGAGTGCTGGATATCGGTGCCTGCCGTCTTTGCCTTGTTGAAATTGAAGGTGTAAGCAGATTACTGTCTGCCTGTACAACCAAGATTGCAGCCAACATGATCATCCGCACCAATACAGAACGGATCAAAAAATACCAACGCATTACAACAGAATTATTTTTTGCAGAACGCAATCATGTATGTTCTGTTTGTGTTGCCAATGGTAAATGCGAGCTGCAGAAGCTTGGTTACAAAGTTGGTATGGACCGTATCCGTTATCCATTCCTCTTTCCTCAATGTGAAGTGGATACATCGCATGCATGGTATGTAATTGATCATAACCGTTGCATCATGTGTACCCGTTGCGTAAGAGTTTGTAATGAAGTGGAAGGAGCACACAACTGGGATGTGATGAACCGTGGCTATAATGTACGGGTCATTTCTGATTTCAATACGCCATGGGGCGAATCTGAAACATGTACATCCTGCGGTAAATGTCTGCATGCCTGTCCTACCGGTGCTATCTGGCCGAAAGCAATTGTGCAGGGACAGCTTGAAAAAAATCCGGGAATGATTAACGAACTGATGGAGAAAAGAGCAATGAAACTCTGA
- the nuoF gene encoding NADH-quinone oxidoreductase subunit NuoF, translated as MNRHDLKTIIYAEKAKDQSNKHRHKLCVCCGAGCISSGSEDVLKKLQEEVKNRGLESEIDIIPTGCMGPCNQGPLIKCLPEYAVYQKVDCSNISRIVQSQLIDKKPIEDLLLFADSRPKPFIDAQEDPYFKKQQKIALKNCGHLNPEKIEDYLVHDGYKAFDKVLFEMSPEDVIAEIKQSRIRGRGGAGYPTGFKWETVYKYVSKQKYVICNGDEGDPGAFMDRSVLEGNPHRVLEGMAIAGYAVGASKGYAYIRGEYPLAIKRFELAIKQAKKLGLLGNNILGSEFSFDVEVRIGAGAFVCGEETALIASIEGKRGTPKPRPPYPAESGLWGKPTLINNVETLAAISPIINNGGEWYSEIGTAKSAGTKVFALAGKINNAGLIEVPMGTTLREIIYDIGGGIQGGGQFKAAQTGGPSGGCIPAAHLDVKMDYESLISLGSIMGSGGLIVMDESSDMVDVARFFMEFCMDESCGKCVPCRVGTKMMHDLLKKICDNKATALDLERLEELAVYVKESSLCGLGGSAPNPLLSTLRHFREEYENRISNPEEKMKTDLQPTT; from the coding sequence ATGAACAGGCATGATTTAAAAACGATTATCTACGCTGAAAAAGCGAAAGATCAGAGTAATAAACACAGGCATAAATTATGCGTTTGCTGTGGTGCAGGCTGTATTTCTTCCGGTTCTGAAGATGTATTGAAAAAATTACAGGAAGAAGTAAAGAACCGTGGGCTTGAAAGTGAAATAGATATTATTCCCACGGGTTGTATGGGTCCGTGTAACCAGGGGCCATTAATTAAATGCCTGCCTGAATATGCTGTTTATCAAAAGGTAGACTGTTCTAATATTTCCCGCATTGTACAAAGCCAGCTGATTGATAAAAAACCAATTGAAGACCTGTTGCTTTTTGCAGACTCAAGACCTAAACCATTTATTGACGCACAGGAAGATCCCTATTTTAAAAAGCAACAGAAAATTGCTTTGAAAAATTGTGGTCATCTCAATCCAGAAAAAATTGAAGATTACTTAGTACATGATGGATATAAAGCTTTTGATAAAGTGCTGTTTGAAATGAGTCCCGAAGATGTGATTGCAGAGATCAAACAAAGCCGTATCAGAGGTCGTGGGGGTGCCGGTTATCCAACAGGGTTTAAATGGGAAACAGTATATAAATATGTAAGTAAACAAAAATATGTAATCTGTAATGGCGATGAAGGTGATCCCGGTGCATTCATGGACCGTAGTGTTTTGGAAGGTAATCCGCACAGGGTACTGGAAGGAATGGCAATTGCAGGTTATGCTGTTGGTGCAAGTAAAGGATACGCTTACATCCGTGGTGAATATCCATTGGCCATTAAACGGTTTGAGCTGGCCATTAAACAGGCAAAGAAATTAGGCTTACTCGGAAATAATATTCTCGGCAGTGAGTTTTCTTTTGATGTGGAAGTACGTATTGGTGCGGGTGCCTTTGTTTGTGGCGAAGAAACTGCATTGATCGCTTCTATTGAAGGCAAAAGAGGAACACCAAAACCAAGACCTCCTTATCCTGCTGAAAGCGGGCTCTGGGGAAAACCAACGCTTATTAATAATGTAGAAACGCTGGCTGCTATCTCTCCCATCATTAATAATGGCGGTGAATGGTACAGTGAAATAGGAACAGCAAAAAGTGCAGGAACAAAAGTGTTTGCACTGGCAGGTAAAATCAACAATGCCGGCTTAATTGAAGTGCCCATGGGTACAACACTCCGTGAAATTATTTATGATATCGGTGGCGGTATACAAGGAGGTGGTCAATTTAAAGCTGCACAAACAGGTGGCCCATCCGGAGGTTGTATTCCTGCTGCACATCTCGATGTAAAAATGGATTACGAATCATTAATCAGCTTGGGTTCTATTATGGGATCGGGTGGATTGATTGTAATGGATGAAAGTTCAGACATGGTGGATGTCGCCCGTTTCTTTATGGAGTTCTGCATGGATGAAAGCTGCGGTAAATGTGTTCCCTGCAGAGTGGGCACCAAGATGATGCACGATCTGCTGAAAAAAATCTGTGACAATAAAGCAACCGCACTTGATCTTGAACGATTGGAAGAATTGGCGGTGTATGTAAAAGAATCAAGTCTTTGCGGACTTGGCGGATCTGCTCCCAATCCATTACTGAGCACTCTTCGTCATTTCAGAGAAGAGTATGAAAACAGGATCAGCAATCCTGAAGAAAAAATGAAAACAGATTTACAACCAACAACCTGA
- a CDS encoding NAD(P)H-dependent oxidoreductase subunit E codes for MTAHTHHHRAHENELSATDPRVKLIAAKMKKENYRPDALIEILHTAQNSYGHLPMNVLKYISKKLHLPPSRVFSTVSFYHFFSLKSKGEHTCLVCTGTACYVKGAQQILNEVERAFNLKPGEVSADNKLGVQVARCIGACGLAPAVIINDEVQAKADADAIIAKLKSKMETV; via the coding sequence ATGACTGCTCATACACATCACCACCGTGCTCATGAAAATGAGCTTTCTGCAACAGACCCCCGTGTAAAGCTGATAGCAGCTAAAATGAAAAAAGAAAATTACAGGCCCGATGCTTTAATTGAAATTCTTCATACTGCACAGAACAGCTACGGACACTTACCGATGAACGTGTTGAAATATATCAGCAAAAAGCTGCATCTGCCGCCTTCAAGGGTTTTTTCAACCGTATCCTTTTATCATTTCTTTTCACTGAAATCAAAAGGTGAACATACCTGTCTGGTTTGTACCGGTACAGCCTGTTATGTAAAAGGTGCGCAGCAAATTCTGAATGAAGTAGAAAGGGCATTCAATTTAAAACCCGGTGAAGTGAGTGCTGATAATAAGCTCGGCGTACAGGTTGCCCGTTGTATCGGCGCCTGCGGACTGGCTCCTGCCGTAATCATTAATGATGAGGTGCAGGCAAAAGCTGATGCAGATGCCATTATAGCCAAACTTAAATCTAAAATGGAAACGGTATGA
- a CDS encoding hydrogenase maturation protease has translation MNSTPTFLIAGIGNTLRSDDGVAAFVCAEIEKKKLQNVTVIISQQLQTEFIDQFLQYDYVVVIDASIIAEGILFEKVPDTTKAVLHSSHHINLATLNSLAKQLHGRAINLYSCGIETECFETGEQLSAKAKANAEKAVLYITDWVSTLRE, from the coding sequence ATGAACAGCACTCCTACCTTTTTAATTGCAGGCATAGGTAACACTCTCCGTTCAGATGACGGAGTTGCTGCATTTGTGTGTGCTGAAATTGAAAAGAAGAAGCTGCAGAATGTAACTGTGATTATCAGCCAGCAATTGCAAACAGAGTTCATTGATCAGTTTCTGCAATATGATTATGTAGTGGTGATTGATGCCTCTATTATTGCAGAAGGAATCCTTTTTGAAAAAGTTCCTGATACAACCAAAGCCGTTCTTCATTCTTCACATCATATCAATTTGGCAACGCTTAACTCATTGGCAAAGCAATTGCACGGAAGAGCAATCAATTTGTATTCGTGCGGAATAGAAACCGAATGTTTTGAAACAGGAGAACAGCTTTCAGCAAAGGCCAAAGCCAATGCTGAGAAAGCTGTTCTGTATATAACTGATTGGGTAAGTACCTTGAGAGAGTAA
- a CDS encoding NAD(P)H-dependent oxidoreductase subunit E, giving the protein MKELLQTQMMNHLWEIQLKGGYINDEDVKRLAHQFNLSETEVEGVVSFYHFFHRKPTGKYTIYLNNSIVADIKGFSRIKETLERETGAVFGSVDRTGTFGLFLTPCIGLSDQEPSALINFYPFTNLNAIKIKDIIASLKKGADPAAICDTPAVNIRYSPQGSKSFFFKEFIDGKKWDAAKSQPSLPKYVICNADEGEPGTFKDRVLMQTQAKSLIEGMLICGYTIGSEYGIIYLRGEYRWLKSKLEDAIQEYRNSGLLGRECGGIKGFNFDIRVQMGAGSYVCGEETALLESLEGKRGEPRTKWFFPVEKGYLQQPTVINNVETFCAAARIIEMGTEEYLSLGIPGSPGVKLLSVSGDCKIPGIYEIELGMTVAELLELCEAEDPYYIQVSGPSGECISIKEKYRRISMLDLLARKDIRCGGAFMIFNKQRDLVKVLLNFTEFFKSESCGICTPCRAGNFIIQRKLERLDNGLANEKDLEELKNWGMIMKNTSRCGLGKTATNSLIYAMDKFHSYFSSKLDKEFNGLNLKFDIEAATKEYEKYKI; this is encoded by the coding sequence ATGAAAGAGCTGCTGCAAACCCAAATGATGAATCATCTTTGGGAAATACAATTAAAAGGTGGTTATATTAATGATGAAGATGTAAAAAGACTTGCACATCAGTTTAATCTTTCCGAAACAGAAGTAGAAGGCGTGGTATCTTTTTATCATTTTTTTCACCGCAAACCAACCGGCAAATACACTATTTATCTTAACAACAGTATTGTGGCTGATATAAAAGGATTCAGCCGAATTAAAGAAACACTCGAAAGGGAAACGGGTGCCGTTTTTGGATCGGTTGACCGCACAGGTACATTTGGATTATTTTTAACTCCATGCATTGGCCTCAGTGATCAGGAACCATCAGCATTGATCAACTTCTATCCTTTTACCAATCTGAACGCTATTAAAATAAAGGACATTATTGCCTCGCTGAAAAAAGGAGCAGACCCGGCAGCTATTTGTGATACACCTGCCGTTAATATCCGCTACTCACCTCAAGGGTCTAAGTCATTTTTCTTTAAAGAATTTATTGATGGAAAAAAATGGGATGCTGCAAAGAGCCAACCGTCGTTACCTAAGTATGTAATATGTAATGCTGATGAAGGAGAGCCGGGTACATTTAAAGACAGGGTATTGATGCAGACACAGGCAAAATCGCTGATTGAAGGAATGCTTATTTGCGGATATACCATCGGATCTGAATATGGTATCATTTACCTGCGGGGAGAATATAGATGGCTGAAAAGCAAACTTGAAGATGCGATTCAGGAATACAGAAATTCCGGTTTATTGGGAAGAGAATGCGGTGGGATAAAAGGCTTCAACTTTGATATACGTGTGCAAATGGGAGCAGGCTCCTATGTATGTGGAGAAGAAACCGCTTTACTTGAATCATTGGAAGGTAAAAGAGGAGAGCCGAGAACCAAGTGGTTTTTTCCTGTAGAAAAAGGGTATTTGCAACAACCTACTGTTATTAATAATGTAGAAACGTTTTGTGCGGCAGCAAGGATTATTGAAATGGGCACAGAAGAATATTTGAGCCTTGGAATCCCGGGTTCGCCCGGAGTAAAACTGCTCAGCGTTTCCGGTGATTGCAAAATACCGGGCATTTACGAAATAGAATTGGGTATGACGGTTGCAGAACTGCTTGAGCTTTGCGAAGCAGAAGATCCTTATTATATACAGGTTAGCGGCCCGTCAGGAGAATGTATTTCCATCAAAGAAAAATATCGCCGCATCTCTATGCTTGATCTGTTGGCCCGTAAAGACATACGCTGCGGAGGAGCCTTTATGATTTTTAATAAACAAAGAGACCTGGTGAAAGTGCTGTTGAACTTTACCGAATTCTTCAAATCAGAATCATGCGGCATCTGCACTCCATGCAGAGCCGGCAATTTTATTATTCAGCGAAAATTAGAAAGGCTGGATAACGGACTTGCGAATGAAAAAGACCTTGAAGAATTAAAAAACTGGGGAATGATTATGAAAAACACAAGCCGTTGCGGATTGGGTAAAACTGCCACCAACAGTTTGATTTATGCAATGGATAAATTTCACAGTTATTTTTCTTCTAAACTGGATAAAGAGTTTAACGGACTTAATCTCAAGTTTGACATAGAAGCCGCAACAAAAGAATACGAGAAATATAAAATATGA
- a CDS encoding ferredoxin, which yields MGTCRLCTCKINGKFAPACTEKVAEGLSVEVNSEELIDTRKALVEMMFAEGNHICPACEKSGHCDLQHMGYELGVSSTRFQHLFKDRIIDFNPSRMVLEHNRCIKCMRCVVDVKTSDGKKVFNYQNRGNETFVGVDYEQEERLTEEQVVNAMKICPTGAIIVRGVSMSEPFGDRKFDMESVQENYHKKKSKRTHSEEMSKKIIATVSLAGCFGCHMSLLDVDEEILDLAELVSFDKSPLTDFKEFSSRCHIGLIEGGVCNSENIETLRKFREHCDILVALGECSIWGGLPTMRNSILLSECLEEAYFNSATSEPGANVVPYHEDLPKILDRVYACNEIVKIDYYIPGCPPDANHIWKAVKNILWGNEYSILYSEFKYD from the coding sequence TTGGGTACATGCAGGTTGTGTACATGTAAGATTAATGGAAAGTTTGCGCCTGCCTGTACAGAAAAGGTAGCAGAAGGTCTTTCGGTAGAAGTAAATTCAGAGGAGCTGATTGATACCAGGAAGGCGTTGGTGGAAATGATGTTTGCAGAGGGGAACCATATTTGCCCTGCCTGTGAAAAAAGCGGTCATTGCGATTTGCAGCATATGGGATATGAATTGGGGGTTTCTTCCACCCGTTTTCAGCATTTATTTAAAGACCGCATCATTGATTTCAATCCATCCCGGATGGTACTGGAACATAATCGCTGCATTAAATGCATGCGTTGTGTTGTAGATGTAAAAACAAGCGATGGTAAAAAAGTATTCAATTACCAGAACAGGGGCAATGAAACATTTGTTGGAGTCGATTATGAACAGGAAGAAAGGCTTACTGAAGAACAGGTAGTTAATGCCATGAAAATTTGTCCAACAGGCGCCATTATCGTAAGAGGTGTCAGCATGTCAGAACCTTTTGGTGACCGAAAATTTGATATGGAATCTGTTCAGGAAAACTATCATAAAAAGAAATCAAAAAGAACTCATTCTGAAGAAATGAGTAAAAAAATTATAGCCACCGTATCTCTTGCCGGTTGTTTTGGTTGCCATATGTCTTTACTGGATGTGGATGAAGAAATACTTGATCTGGCTGAATTGGTTTCATTCGACAAATCGCCACTTACAGATTTCAAAGAGTTTTCTTCACGTTGTCATATTGGGTTGATTGAAGGAGGTGTTTGCAATTCAGAAAATATAGAAACACTCCGCAAGTTCAGGGAGCATTGCGACATTCTTGTTGCACTTGGTGAATGTTCCATCTGGGGCGGATTGCCTACCATGAGAAATTCAATTCTCTTAAGCGAATGTCTTGAAGAAGCCTATTTCAATTCGGCAACAAGCGAACCCGGTGCAAATGTTGTTCCGTATCATGAAGACTTACCAAAAATCCTTGACAGGGTGTATGCCTGTAATGAAATTGTAAAGATTGATTATTATATACCGGGATGCCCCCCTGATGCCAATCATATCTGGAAAGCGGTAAAGAATATTCTTTGGGGAAATGAATATTCCATTTTGTATTCAGAGTTTAAATACGATTAA
- a CDS encoding NADP oxidoreductase, whose product MAKKKLATVWLGGCSGCHMSLLDIDERILDVAKLADIVKSPVVDGKEFPDVDIALIEGSVTSDEHQHELMHMRAHSKILIALGDCAVTTNVTGMRNYFNLKDVFDTAYVNAISNDQEGEVPNHPALLKLNDKVVPLQELVHIDFVIPGCPPDADTIFYVLFEFLNDRVPDLSKVKKLRYG is encoded by the coding sequence ATGGCTAAGAAAAAATTAGCAACGGTTTGGCTGGGTGGCTGTTCCGGCTGCCATATGTCTTTGCTGGATATTGATGAACGCATCCTCGATGTTGCAAAGCTGGCCGATATCGTTAAGTCGCCTGTTGTAGATGGAAAAGAATTTCCCGATGTGGATATTGCTTTGATTGAAGGATCTGTAACAAGTGATGAACACCAGCACGAGTTAATGCACATGCGTGCACATTCAAAAATTCTGATTGCCCTGGGTGACTGTGCTGTAACAACCAATGTTACCGGCATGCGGAATTATTTCAACCTGAAAGATGTATTTGATACCGCTTATGTCAATGCCATCAGCAACGACCAGGAAGGCGAAGTTCCCAATCATCCTGCACTGCTTAAGCTGAATGATAAAGTCGTTCCCCTGCAGGAATTAGTACACATTGATTTTGTTATTCCGGGATGCCCTCCCGATGCTGATACCATCTTTTATGTACTGTTTGAATTTTTAAACGACCGTGTTCCCGATTTAAGCAAAGTAAAAAAATTGCGTTATGGTTAA